Part of the Sorghum bicolor cultivar BTx623 chromosome 1, Sorghum_bicolor_NCBIv3, whole genome shotgun sequence genome, aaattaaagtattataagtttctaattttttatacagaaattaaagtaacaaataacctaaaattctctatttctaatttttctaaacaagcaaattaaaaaagcacaaaagttctctatttttctaactaatcatgaaatgtggtatgcatactagttataattaacttatTAACTCGGTcacaaattgcaaattaaagtattataagtttttaattttttctaaactaattaaaataaaaaaccatAATATCACTATTTCTCTAACTAAACCATTAAATGTGGTAGACATAATAGTATTGAAAAGTTAATTTTTAGGGAACTAACTGTAGTTGCTATCATTCAAATATTCAAACGATCAAGTGATTGGAGTTTAAAATAGCGTAGaattcataaaataaaaaacaacatatataacactaggaaatgacatatgccgctgctaatgttgagaagatgaagctagtgacctcttaacaagttGATGACGACGTAGAAatgatgaaatgaatcaatagccggagatgagagcaaaaacaagcaagaacaaataAAGAACACAACAAAAAAGTGAAGATCGGGCTCGACCaggggaagaagaagagttcaaatatgggaAAGGACATTTAATCCCGGTTCcaattaccaaccgggactgcAGTCCAACATTTTGTTCCGGCCTGTGAGACGGACCGGGATAACACAtttttaatcccggttggtgttaccaaccgggactaaaggtcccttaTGCCAAACTCCGACACCATAGCCGTTGGGCAGAGGACTTTTAGTCTAAAGATGTTTTTGTCCCGGACACTGATTGGGCCGAGACTATTGTTCGTTTTGGGCAAGTGACCAAAGGTCTGTAGTAGTGTGTCATTCTCTATTCCTAGCTAGCTAAAGATAGAGAGCGGATCACACTTTCCAAAATATGCGGAAGATATAGATAAGCTATATATTAGAGTGTTGAAAGATCTAGAGACTAGTTTTATTCAAATGACTCTCCAAATGATAATTTAAAGTTTAAAAAAGGCTGACAGAGATGCTCTCATATACTAATACAATGGGGCTCGTTCGGTCAATCATATCACTGGCCTATTCCTAGGGATGGCGGTTGTATGCCTTGAAGATCAATTTCTTAAAAACATAATTAAGAATAGAACTAGCCTTGTGGGGATACTAGATGTTATGTTTTTTGATCGGGTACAACTAGATGTTAAGTTTAGCCAAGATACTAGCAGGAGAGGCCTTTTCAATCAATAGAAAAAAAACGACTTTAAGAGATAAGACTTTTGATAACATAGGTAGGTTAACGTGAGGCGGTGTCCCAAAATATCCACCAGCTTTTTATCTGGTGTAGTTGAGCATAGCAACACTTCAGGGTCGTGAGCTTATGGACGCTTAGTGTGTTATATGAGCGGGGTTTCTTCCTCTATGCTCTGCAATGAGATTTTGGACTGTGCATCGTGCTAAGGACGTTcgtgaaaaaaaaaaattgaacccTGACGCAGATGACATCAAGTCACcgttttttccctttttttttttttggtgcttCGGGCACCTCGTCCATCTCTAGCACTTGGCCGGCGCGTTCTCACTGTGCTCCGTGCGCCCGTTCTACGCTGTGCGACCCCCAGTGGTGGACTAGCTAGTCAACACTGCTCCAGTTTACATTAAGAACACGCGAAGCATCGTTTTTGCGTTAGAGGGTCAGTGAAGAATGTTTTCTAGAGCCAGGTAAAAGGTCCGAGATTATCTGATAGAATAAAAAGATGATGAATTTCAGACACCAGGTAAAAAGTCCGAGCTTCATCTGATGTAAAAATTAGTGCCGCACCGCACGCAGAGACGGTGCTGTGCACAGACACGGTCATGACTCTAGATACTACAACAAGACAGACAGAATTTCAGACATTTGGAaacatgtatgtatatatactgcATTTATCCAGGACCTACTAACCATCCTCTGAAGTTTCTTTGCACATGCTGCCAGCAGTTAGATTGTACGATTCACGACTCCTGTTTTGGGTCAAGTGAACCGCTTCCTTCTGCCTCTGCTCTAGCAGGAATGAAAGGTTGAACAGATGATCGTAGGCTTTCCGGTCCTTCTGCAGCAATTCTCTTGCACAGTGCGTCGCAGTTACTTATAACTTCAGTTAAGCTGCCCTTCAACTCACCAACTTCGATCTGCAGCGGATGAACTGCAATATTGAAGAAGGGAATGTCAGCATGTAATTCAGATACTCCCATCTAAATCATTCGGAACAGGTAGTAATAATAGCAGCACACAGATGTGCTCGCTTGCCTCAATTAGGCTAGAGATAAAATGTCCAATAATGTGATGGATGGCTTCCTTACATATACAGACAAGGACCTACTTAAGAAAGAAAATTGCATCATTACCTTCAGCAAGATTGTGGGAGGTGGATCTCATGGAAGTAAGAGAATAGTTGAACCGCTGGAGAAGCTTAACTGCCAATGCATCAGCTGTTTCTATCTTGTTTTCTATTTCCTCCTGCAACAAGACATTCAATATTAGAGCTGCTTATCATAAACTAGCTgacaaacaaaaacaaaaggaGTTGCTAAGCTCTAACGGTAGCAACGCTAAATCTTCTAAGTCAGACTTCGCAGACATATGCTCTGTAAGTATCCAAGCACTGCTTGCATATTTACTTCGAACATTTAGAATTCATTAGTTAATTAAAACATGGTAATATAAGTGCAGAGCTGCATATCTACTGTCAGCACTGCAGTTCAACAATGACAGAAATACACTATGACCAATGCTGGCAAAACAATGAATCTAAAAGGAAACTGGGTGGGAGGGGGTGGGCAATTATTCATAGAAATGATATCAAATATTCTCTTCCAAATTTCATGCAACTAAACTCAGAAGGCAATGTCTAGACTGAAAGAACAACTGGTTTTTGCCCACCAAGTTGATATTTACTACCACAAAAACCAGTTtcacattaaggccttgtttagttccaaaaaaatttgcaaaatggaTACTATAGCaggttcgtttgtatttgacaaatattgtctaattatggactaactagactcaaaagattcgtctcgcaaattacaggttaactgtgtaagtagtaatttcttttatctatatttaatgctctatgcatgtgccgcaagattcgatgtgacggggaatctgaaattttttacaaatttttttgggaactaaacacgggCAATTCACAAGACAGTGTTTATATGGTGACAAACAGAACAAGCAACACAGCTACACAGAGCAATAGAACAAAAGGCCCTTGGCAACTGACACCGCGAGTTATCTATATTATTCACCTTGCCATCAAGATAAAATATCAACAGAGAGAAtaactgcaaaaaaaaaaatgaagtgATGTGCTTTTATATTCAAAACAATAGGATAGCATACCGTAGGGCTTAAACTAGTAACTCGAACCACAGTATCATATATCCTGATTGACTCCCCTCAGTAATTGATAGAGAGCTCTTACAAGAATTCCACCTACCTGCTTTCGGCTAATTTTCTTGGCATTCTCTTCTTGCCATTCGCGGTACAAGGAAAAAAGCTCAGCTAGGACATTTGGGTTCAGATTTCCTACAAATTAATTAACATGACACTGTAAGCTTAACAAGATTAATGGGAATGCAACAATGTGTGATGTATACTATTTCGAGTACAGCGTGTTTCCAATTAGTCAATTATATACATTCCCAGACACCATTATTCAGAATCTCGCCTGCATAGTAATACACAAACTAACCAAAATAGCATCCTGGCTAGCAGCCACTCACCAGAGGTGGCTGAGGAGATAGAGGGCTTCCGGACGAGGATATCGGTGAGGCTGCTCTCTGCCTCCGCTTCAGATTGAGAGCTCAATAGCGGCGGAGCCTACAAATCCCCAACAGCATAACCCCAACCGAAGTCAAAAGCGTTAATACGAAGGGCATCTCGGCATGGGCATCAGCAGGGGAGAGTCAGGAGACAAGAGAGTTCAGGCCTTACTATGGTGAGAGACCGGATGCGGCGGACGAGGggatcggcgtcggcgtcgtcgCGCCGGCCCTCGGACACCGTCGTGATCTCATCCGCCCACTGCGGCCGCagctgctgcagctgctgccTGGACAGGAGAGATTCGGACGCCCCCATGAGGCGGAGCACTAGCGCAGTCGGGACCAGACGGAGGACGGCAGCGGGGAACCGCCGGAGCCCGGAGCTGCCCGGATGCGGCAGCCGGACTAGGATGCAGGCCAGAGTTCTACTCGGCCGGCACTCGCTGCCTTTCTCAGTTGGGCCTTTTTAGCTTGGACAGCGATGTAGATTGAGCTGGGCTGAAAAGTTAACTGGCCAAACTTGTTGTGGTGGATATATGTTGCAAAATAGGGAATTTTCTGGGTtagaatctttttattttggaaaaagTCCTTTTTGATCCCCTTGAATTTTGCACGCGTTTGATTTGATTTTCCGTCATCATTTATAAAAATGGATTTGATTTCTGCGTTGGAATTTGATttctcaacttttaaaaccattTTTTTTACCATAGTGGTTTAAACAATGGTTTTTTTTTCCATTGTATAGCTCCACATTAGTCGTCAAGAGATAAACCAAATTATGTTGACAGTTCAAGGGTCAAATCAAATTGCAATTGCTTTTCAAAAAAGCATCCTAATTTTTTTtacacaaactatgcaattaaaaATCCTAAAGTTTGATTCCACcttaaaaaattatataaaaaaatggTTTACATATAGGACCGTTAGAATCTATCACTAAAATGCTCAATAGGGCTAAGCGGAACAAAAAATGTTTTCATGAGACGGTAAATGAAAACGATTAGCTCAACACGAGGTTTGGGAATAAGTGATTGTCTGTTAATGAGCAAGGAATATACGTCTTTCTGCTAAACAGAATCTATTAAACTCATAATTCATTAGATCCTTGTTAACATGAAACTAGTTTCAAAAGTTCTTTAAAACCATCCTTATCTTCTAGTGACGATTTAGTTTAACCTTTTATAGTCCCATCCTTGTTAACATAGAAAAAGATTGTCAGCCATGTGACAATATCACCAGTTCACCATCCGGCCCACCATTAAAATAGCTATGCAAACTGACCAACGTAACGAGTGATGTCATATGATATTATGTGATATCTGATTCAACAGACGAAAAAAAATTCCAACTCAGCTTACAGATTATTATAAGACGATATGCAAGGCCATTGTCGACTCTAGGACTAAGGATCGTTCTTTTCTAGACCCCACAATGAAGGAGGTCAAAGCTAGTCCTCGTCGATGAGCTTAGAGATGCTTAGATTAAGCGTAACTGTCAAATCAAATCAATATAAACATACTACTAGCACACGAGATCGTACAGATAAAATGCTAGTCAAATAAACATACAAGACAGAAATATACAGCTCCGAAGCTGTTGAAATCTCGTCGATGCGGCATATATTCAGGCGGACCTCGGCACCTCTAAGCTTTAACGTTATAATGAGATAgatcaaatatatttttataataaacttatttagagataatgttattaatattttttataaacttaattcattttaaaaaagtttgattgTTACGAATATCATAGCATTATTTATCTTGGGACAGAGAGTAGATCAATGAGTACCACCCAAACTTTAacgttaggtcttgtttagatgtctTCAAAATTtcgaaaattttataaaatttctcACCATATCAAATTTTTGGAcgtatgtatgaaacattaaatatagataaaaaaataactaattgcgcagttcgtctgtaaatcgcgagacgaatcttttaaactttgttagtctatgattgaacattaactgtcaaataaaaataaaagtgatatAGTAGCCAAATCTAAAAAAGTTTTGgacctaaacaaggtcttagtcaTGCTATGTAGCTGTTCAATGATTATTTAGAGAGTtctatttatttgtttattaaGATCAATGTGGTTTTTCATATTTGCAAACTTaaaaatttaaaagttatttataatttatatttttaatgtttAATCTAAATTTTGTCTAAAATGACTTCATGGGTTAGTATAtgatagtatattattctacggATGTGTAGAGGTTGTAGCTTGCAAGAGGATAGAACTTTAGGGGACACATTAGCAAACATGAGGTGTATGGACAAAGCGTCATGTCAAAATAATCCACTTAGATTCTTCACCATCATCATGTCCCCTAGCTTTATTCCCGTCCCTTCCGATTCCCATCGCCATACATCCTATCCTATACCTTTGCTGCGCATGTAACGTACTCCTGCGTACATCTTGACTGCCCGGATTATTCGAGGTCTTGCTTTTGTTAATTTGCTCTTTAAGATCGACACGTACGTTCCACAGCCGGATCGGATGCAATACGTACTGATTGGAGAGGAGCACTCCTCTCAATCCATGAGGACATGGTTTCTTTAGAATGcgagacttttttttttctgtttcatGTGTATTttctattaaaaaaaataaactgctTTACATAAATTCCTAtatgttttttataaaattattttgTTCCAACGGGTCTTTACTATAGTTTCTATATTTTCTTTCACAGGTATTGTCTATTTTTTAAGATAATACAGGTATTGTCTGTTGAGTTGTCGTTCTACGTTTCATTCAGTCTCATAACACACTCAATGAGAACCGCACACAGCGACAGCGCGGATGGTAAGAGCCGGTCGATGGCTTCCTGCCCACCAGTGTTTCTTTG contains:
- the LOC110433583 gene encoding uncharacterized protein LOC110433583, which produces MGASESLLSRQQLQQLRPQWADEITTVSEGRRDDADADPLVRRIRSLTIAPPLLSSQSEAEAESSLTDILVRKPSISSATSGNLNPNVLAELFSLYREWQEENAKKISRKQEEIENKIETADALAVKLLQRFNYSLTSMRSTSHNLAEVHPLQIEVGELKGSLTEVISNCDALCKRIAAEGPESLRSSVQPFIPARAEAEGSGSLDPKQES